In Marinicella rhabdoformis, a genomic segment contains:
- the ccoP gene encoding cytochrome-c oxidase, cbb3-type subunit III: protein MSNFWHWTVIIIVVLHMVAYLWLLFATSKKKVPKNDANTTGHEWDGIVELDSPMPRWWLWLFVGTIIFAAAYLYAYPGLGNYKGSLDWTQHNQFEANYKKVTDARNKSFAGFIDKPIDEMIKDKNAMLIGSRIFANNCALCHGSDAQGATGFPNLADKDWNWGGEFEQVLTSVKQGRNGIMPALGPALGDEGVKQVAAYVRSLSSEGQDAALVTEGQGKFAMFCAACHGPEGKGNAMFGAPNLTDDVWLHGSSDIIETAMYEGLNGQMPAHADILDENRVKLVAAYVYSLSKK, encoded by the coding sequence ATGAGTAATTTTTGGCACTGGACAGTCATCATCATTGTGGTCTTACACATGGTGGCTTATTTGTGGTTGTTATTTGCAACTTCTAAGAAAAAAGTTCCTAAAAATGATGCCAATACCACAGGTCATGAGTGGGATGGTATTGTGGAACTCGACAGCCCAATGCCGCGCTGGTGGTTATGGTTGTTTGTTGGCACGATAATATTTGCTGCGGCTTATCTATATGCTTATCCAGGACTAGGAAATTACAAAGGGTCCTTGGACTGGACGCAGCATAACCAGTTTGAGGCTAATTATAAAAAAGTAACGGATGCACGGAATAAATCATTTGCAGGGTTTATTGATAAGCCAATTGATGAAATGATTAAAGATAAAAATGCGATGTTGATTGGTAGTAGAATTTTTGCCAATAACTGTGCATTGTGTCATGGTTCTGATGCACAGGGTGCCACAGGTTTTCCTAACTTAGCAGATAAAGATTGGAATTGGGGCGGTGAATTTGAGCAAGTGTTGACTTCGGTTAAACAAGGCAGAAATGGTATCATGCCGGCCTTAGGTCCTGCCTTGGGTGATGAAGGTGTTAAACAGGTTGCAGCTTATGTACGCAGTTTATCATCAGAAGGTCAAGATGCCGCTTTGGTGACTGAAGGACAAGGTAAATTTGCCATGTTTTGTGCCGCGTGCCATGGGCCTGAAGGCAAAGGCAATGCGATGTTTGGTGCACCGAATTTAACAGATGATGTTTGGTTACATGGATCTTCAGACATCATAGAAACGGCGATGTATGAAGGTTTGAATGGTCAAATGCCAGCACATGCTGATATTTTGGATGAAAATCGAGTGAAATTGGTTGCGGCCTATGTTTACTCTTTGAGTAAAAAATAA
- a CDS encoding cbb3-type cytochrome oxidase subunit 3 has product MISGLYTALLLIVFLAIVAWAYSKSNKSTFEDMAAMPLKEDRPDKGEVNHE; this is encoded by the coding sequence ATGATCAGCGGTTTATATACAGCCCTTTTGCTGATTGTCTTTTTAGCCATTGTGGCTTGGGCTTACAGCAAGAGTAACAAATCAACATTCGAAGACATGGCTGCTATGCCATTAAAGGAAGATCGCCCAGATAAAGGTGAGGTAAATCATGAGTAA
- the ccoO gene encoding cytochrome-c oxidase, cbb3-type subunit II, with product MNHEKIEKNIGLMGVLVAIVISFAGIIEIVPLMTQASVVEPVEGMKPRNALELAGQNIYVSEGCYGCHSQQIRPFVDETLRYGHYSLAGESVYDRPFQWGSKRTGPDLARVGGRYSDEWHEIHLIDPRTVVPTSNMPGYPWLAETPIDVEETVASMKVLKGLGHPYSDEEIAAAADMIKDKTELQALVAYLQNLGTAVPRSYQ from the coding sequence ATTAACCACGAAAAAATAGAAAAAAATATTGGTCTGATGGGCGTTTTGGTGGCCATTGTTATCAGTTTTGCAGGCATCATTGAAATTGTGCCGTTGATGACTCAAGCCAGTGTGGTGGAGCCTGTTGAAGGTATGAAGCCACGAAATGCTTTGGAGTTAGCGGGACAAAATATTTATGTGTCTGAAGGCTGTTATGGTTGTCATTCACAACAAATCAGGCCGTTTGTCGATGAAACCCTACGATATGGTCATTATTCATTGGCAGGTGAGTCTGTTTATGACCGTCCATTTCAATGGGGCTCAAAACGTACAGGTCCTGATTTGGCACGTGTAGGTGGCCGTTATTCTGATGAATGGCATGAAATTCACTTAATAGACCCACGTACTGTTGTGCCCACATCTAATATGCCTGGATACCCATGGTTGGCAGAAACGCCGATTGATGTGGAAGAAACAGTTGCCAGTATGAAAGTATTGAAAGGTTTAGGTCATCCGTACAGTGATGAAGAGATTGCCGCCGCGGCGGACATGATCAAAGACAAAACTGAATTACAGGCGTTGGTGGCTTATTTACAAAACTTAGGTACAGCGGTACCCAGGAGTTACCAATGA